Below is a window of Pochonia chlamydosporia 170 chromosome 7, whole genome shotgun sequence DNA.
TGGCCTCAACTGCCTGCGCCAGCTCGACGACGTCCATGTCCCGTGTTTCTCTGCCGCCTTTGATAGTGCAGGCGTACCAGCAGTAGGGCTCGCCCTTGGGGCCTGGGAACTTGGTCtcgatgatgttgtggcGGGTGGCGTCTATTTTGGGCACGTAGACGCGTTTGGGGTCGACGCTCACGACGACGGCCTGGTTTCCGTACGCGCGAGAGATTTGCTCGATGGCGGTGTTGCCGAAGAGTTTGCGGCCGAGGGAGTAGTATTCCTCTGCGGCGATGACGGCGTCGCTCCCGATGGAGACTTTGTCGGCGCCGGACTTGAAGTACATGGTGGCGATTTCGAGGGCGGAGACCTTTGTGCCGTCGGTGTCGACGGTGTCGCggatgccgccgccgatggtGAGGGGGACGAAGACGGTCTGCGATGTTTGGCGGAGGATCTCGAGCATGGGGAGGTCGGCGATGGGGCAGTCGCGGAAGgatgtgatgttgaggaaggTGACTTCGTCGGCGCCGTCTTGGTAGTActttttggccatttcgacGGGTTTGCCGAGATTGCGGACGCTGCGGGAGTCGTCTTTTTCACGGACATCGTACTGGTCGCCCTTTGTGACGACGAGGTCGCCTTGGTCGTTGGTGCGGACGTCGAGACAGGCTATGACTCGCCGTGTGAGGCCGTCCTGGGGTGAGTATGAGGGTGAGGTGGTCGAGGCGGAAGATGGTGCGCCGAGGGTTTTGGCACCCTCACCTGTGAGAAATGCGCGAAGGGTTCTCAGACCTGCTACGCCGGACTTTTCAGGGTGGAATTGTGTAGCGTAAATGTTCCCCTTGGCGACGGCACCGACAAACGTCTCGGTGCCGTAGGTTCCTGTTGCGACGGTCCATCCTTGTGACTCCAGTTGGCCCTTGATATAGGGGAAGCGATACGTGTGGACGTAGTAGTATTTCGAATCCGGGCTGAGGTCATACATGGATTTCCCAGCAGTACTGGCGCTATTCCAACCAATGTGTGGAACGGACTTGGATGAGTCGTCGAAGCGTCCTAGGGAGCCCTTGATGACACCGAGACCGGCAACGTCGGGGTCTTCGACGGAGCCTTCAAAGATGGCCTGCAGGCCGACACAGACGCCCATGAACGGTTTGCCCTCATCGATGTGTTTCTGGATGGCGGGGAGATAGCCCGCCTGAGAGAGTTGGGAGAGACAGTGACCAAAGTGGCCTACTCCCGGCAGGATGAGTTTCTAGATATTGCGAGTCAGAACCGCGAACTTTTTCTTGTGTATATATCAGATGAACGGCAAGCTGATGCAGCAACGACATACCTCTGCTCGGGGCACGTCCTCCGGTGACCGGATCCAATCTACTTCATATCCAAGCTTCTCAATGGCATTCACCAGGCTACGAATGTTGCCGGCCACATAGTCCAGCAAGTGAACCTTGGGCATTGTTGAGCCCCTGTGAGTAATGGGCCGAAATTGAGAGGCGATGCGACAATCGGACACTTGCTGAGCGGCTAGAAATGGCAAATTTCCTTCGTCCGGTGATGCTCACGATTCGGTAGGAATTGATGTCCAGGGACAGAGCACGGAGGTGCTGCAATTTCACAGAAAATAGAGATGGTTTGAAAAAAGTGACTCAATCGCAAATGCCGACAAAGGCGCATAAGACGAAGTGGCATGAAATTCAGTTGCGATGGCGGGGCATTTTCAGCCCCACCCCGTTCTATCGATAATGtgagaggaaggagcgagGGACAGGGCAGTTTGGTGTGTCAGAAAACGTGAGGTGAGATGGACCCTTGCCGCTTAGCCAAAGACGGCCAGCATCCATGAGTGATCTCCAACGCTCATGTTGAAATCCAGACGCGTGATGCAATGGTAGAGTAAGACATCACTTTGCATATGAGTCTAGCTTTCAAACGGGCAAAATTTCATGGCTACTTTTGCTCATTCATATGCATAGGAGGCATGCGAGTCATCTGCACGTGTGAATTATCCATGTTGATGTTTACCTGAGACGCTcattttttttcctttcctgCTTTCACAGGTACAACCTTTGCGCCTCTCACTCATCCGCCCACCATGGAGAGGCCAAAAGGCGCGTTTACACCTGATGAACCTGGCGCATTACCACTCGACCAAGTCCTCGAGCAAATCATCAAAGACGATCAAGAAGAATGGGAATACGAGTACTCAGCTATAGAAACAGAGGCCAGTCGTCACCCTAGCTCCCTTCTCACGAAGGCGACATTGCTCACAACTCACAGACTTTCTACCTAACGGTAGAGCTCTCATATCCCGAATTCAAAGACCCCTCGGCTAAAGCACCTCGACACAACCGCGGCGGGTACTACAAAAACTGGACAGAGCGAGGCGAAACTCAGGATGCTCGTCCTGAACCGCAACAGCCCAAACGGCctcccagcaacaacagcgacaatggcaatgacagTGATGAGGATAACGACAACGAAGAGGCTCCCACAGAGCAAGATGATCAAGACGATGGCACACCCCTTGACCCAGCCCTTCTTGCCATGAGCTACGGTAAAGAAAAGATAACCACGCCTCCACCATCGGACAAGAAAAAGGGCAAGCAACCAGAACCAGCCCAGGAAGCTGAAGCCCAAGATCtagcccaagaagaagcggaagaaCCACCCGAAACAGAAGACATCCAAATCCTCGACCTGCACAGCTCCAATCCCCTGTTCTCCTACAGAGGACGCCTCTTCGAAGGTCACTGGGCGGAAGTAGTCGGCACAGAAGTCATCCTCGACAAATCATCATCCGGCAGCCTCCCCTCCCTGCGCAACCTACCAGGCGACATATCCCTCCTCgcagccagctcctcgcGAATAATGACGACGGAAAAGATACCGCGCCCCAAAGTACCGGAAGACGACACCCTACGCCCCATTAAAGAAGAGTGGAACATCCGCATCCCGGTTGGCAAAGACCCGACGGGTGAGCGAGCAGAGCAGACTGGTTTCCTGGAGAATCTCATGGctttgaagctgaagaggGGGGATAAGGACCACGTCACGGTGTATGCTGTggatgggaaagggaaagacTGGGATGACAAAAAGGCAGTTGACTACAGGCCCAGACGAAAAAAGATGGGCGAAGAATTTGGTCGGGACAAGCGCAGAAAACAGGAGGTTGCTCGGCGGCCGAAGGGGCGGCCGAGTCTTGCGACGAGGTTGGAAGGGTATCCTGTTGGGTTTAAGGGTAGCGCGAGCGGGGATGTTCCTTTGTCGACGATGACGCCGACGAGTTGGGAGGATTTGGATagggaggatgaggaggagagtGGCGGgagtgaggaggatgatgaagatgaagatgaggatgaggatgttaCTATGACGGGTTGATATGCGTTGTGGTGTAATTTAAGGGCAGAACTGGAGGCCTAAACTAGCGACGTCAATGTAAGTGTAAGACTAGGGAAGGAATTTGGAATAAGTTACCAATTGTAACATTTGTTTCCCACTCTGATAGCACAAGGTGAAAGTCTCCGAATCCTCATTAGCATATCACGAGGCTAGATATACTGAAACCCTGAAATTGAAGCTGCGACATtcaagaaaacaaaaccatGAGCTGTCGAAAACCATACTCTTTCCAGTACCTAGGTGCTTTTGTGCATCAGACCTAATATTAACCCTCATATTTCAGTGTCTTTTGCGGCCTCGAAGCACAGGAAGAGGAATTCCTGTCCCTGGCAAAACAAAGTGACCAGTCTGATACTTGCAGAAACCAACCTCAGTTTACTGCAAAGTTTGCAAATACATTGTTGGTTATAGCTACATAATGTTCCGGTATCATTGGCTTCTTGTAACTGATTTCTAGAGTAGAGCCGAGGACGCCCACCAGTCTTGCAAACAGAGTAGCAATTATGTAGCTTTATCGAGTTCTGCTATCGTTTCCCAGATCAATTATCATTGTAAGTTGATACATGTCGAGTttgtgaaggtgatgaggcATAGTCGGTTGCGTTCGTACTAACACTGTCGTACATTGGCTTGGAGCTTGCTGCAATGTCAATTGGTGGATAGTTGCAACCGTGCTTGTTTGTTTCGGCAATAATACTATCTCAGAGGAATGGGGCGTATCATTGCAACAAGAATTCGTATGGAACTACAACATGTGGGGGGTACAGCCTCCGGCCGGCCAAAGCACACACTGTTCCGTCATAATATGTAATGGTATCGTGCCAGATACAAGCTATTCTTGGGTGGCTAATTCAATGTTTCTTGCACCGTTGAAGTCCATGGTTAGTGAGTGTGTGATTGGAATACGCAACCACACAGTCTTGGACATTTTTTCAAGCCCGTACAGTAGAGCACATCAAATCCACGCCATGGGCACGACAATGCTCACCAGTACACTAATGAGTCCATCCGCTCCCAATCCTGTTGTGGGCATTGCGAAGGTCCCCTGCAGGTTTCTGAATCATTCTTACCAACCGTGATGCGCCTTGAAGAGCTGACGTGAACAAGTCGTGCTCCAATGCATGGATGCCTGAGTACCAGCAATTGGGAATCAGAACAAGGTCGGACAAGGAAGGGCATCTTAGTTTGCTCCATTGAGCATTTCAATTGGCCTGTTGGCTGTAGTGTTTGCCGAGCTTTCCGGTGCCTTTCGGTTCAGGATTTGTGCCCTGTTTTGTCAGCTTACAAGTCCGGTGGTTGGAATGCGTGGCCCATTAGTGATTCGGGAATTGCCGACAGGTCAACCGTTTAGCATGAGCAAAAGTTGTAGGGTTTGCACACGATCACCTGCCGTTATGGTGGACGCCTTGCAAAAGTTATTTTACCGCACATTCGTAAAATGTGCTGCAATACAGCCACTCTAGAAATTCTCGACCATAAAATAGAACTTCGAAACTCGCAATTGGAGTTTTCGCTGCTGTCTTGTCGTTCCGATACGCGTGGCCTTGTCGAAGTTGGCGGGGCTTTGTTGTGTTTATGAACCAACCCGAGTCGTTTGGATCGTATCAATGAGGAATTGGTTCGTGGTGTCGTCATCTTTCCAGGCTCGCAAGTAGTGCCCGGGCTGAACGGGGCAAAAACGGTCCTGCTCCTTCGACTCAGCCTGCGTGACGCTGGAACCGTAGGACAAAACACGCCTGTCCGTTGGCTTGGGAATGGTAACACGGCACTGCCGTTTGAGCCGCTTAGTGATTTTGGATGATCTCGGAACATGCCCGGTGTAtctgcttttctttttcagTAAGACACCACGAATGGAAGACAATAAAATGATTCAACAAGTATTGGAAAAATGCGGATCAAAGACACGACCTTCGCATTTCACCACTGGGGAAGCGTAGTGGGAGATTCATATGCTGCTGCAGAAGTCATGTCCAGCCATCCCGTAACTGAACACTCAGCATCTTCTGGGCTCGAGGTGACCATCGACAGAGATATTCCATATCGGCGACTCCAAGGGGCTAAAATGAAAAGTACATGTACAACAGACATGTGTTGAAGCCAGTACACCCCAATGGAAGCCACTTCTCAGTGGTGTCGTTTTGGTACCAGGTGGGGGATCATTCGGCGTAAATTTAGCGACAAGTGGCCGCGATGGCACCCCTTTGGTGAAATCGGTCATTTGGTCATGATGTGAATAAGTTCTTTGTTGGCTGCGACAAACAAAGCTGGGTGAGTGGCGCCAGTCTCTCATTGAACGGCCAAGACGATGTCTGATGACCCACCCAAATCAATAAGGCGGTGTCGTAAGCCCACGCGGGCGGTTTGCAGGTCGTGTATGGGGCCAATGCGAGTTTTGGGCCAGGTTTTGTGCGGAAGTGGCTCTGAAGCACCTGTCACTCATCCCTGGGTTATGTCACGATAatctttggtgtttgccaACAGATGACGCACATGGCCTCATGATGAGTCAACCCCAGATGAAGTGGCTGCAGACAAATTCAGCAGGTGTGATTTCGCGATGGCTTCACGTTCCGGGTTCAAAAGCTCAGGGTAAAGTCAAGAGTTCAGCATAGTCTTGCATTTGCCAGGACGGGAGCCCAAGGCTGTGGACTGGAAACCACAAAGACATGCCATGTGGTGGGCGAGTCCACGCTGGTTCGTCAAGGTCGATTTAAAGTAGTGGACCTTTCAATCAAAGTTCCTTCGTTTCTTCTTTCGTGATGCTTCAATTCAGCCGTATCGTGAGATTCCGGCTATAGATCTGCATGGCGTCAACAAGAAGCGATCAGCAGCGCGCATTGAGAGACGAATTACCACGGCGCGGTACCATCACGACACGGTATGTTGCACGATGATTCGTTTGCGTCCAAGAGTCGGTTTATTTGCAGATAGTAGGAACCCTTGACATGTTGATTGTTGTGAAGTGGCACGCTGGAGCCAAGCGCTTTTGGTCGGCAGCCGACGTGGGGTGAACAGATTAGGTTTCGTTTCGATGGCGAGCAAGAGCCATGATATTGCTGCCAAGGTTCCTATTAAATGACTTGGTCGGTCTTGGTGGTTCCGCACTAAGAATATATTTCCTGGCCATGATTTACTCAGTCCAGGTAATGGATTACCTTGAAATGTCGAATTAGGAGCAATTAGGCGAGTATCAGCACTACAAGACGCAATCACCATGTCATAACAGGATGTAATTCTTGAAAACGAACGGATTTGCACAAGAAATGAGAACTGGAGGTTGGCCCAGTGGCGATCGCTCTTCTCTCTGTGGCCACAAACAGCAGGCACGATGTAGGTGGTTTCCTTTGGGGTACAAGCAACGGGCTAAATTCGGCAGTCGCATTACGCATGAACACCTTGCTAAGAAGGCGTACTCTCTCAATGCCGATGTAGGACCACTTGCAGAAGGCTTGCGCAGTGGTACCTAGGAAGTTGGAGAAATGGGAAGGAACTTGATCTGCTCAGGCACTTAACTTGAGGCacttactccgtacattgaATTCAGACAGCCACAGTTTTGTGATTGTTCAGGGGCTGAAGCGGAGCTGAATATTGTGAAATGCTAAACATTATAGACAGCAACTCTCCTCCAGCGACATGGCCCACGTTGCGTTCAAGGCGTCTTttcaacatctccagcatGCAAGCAAAAACCATCTGCTTTCTGGTGATGCAAACTTGGTTGGTTGAGAACAACGAGGATTGGAAGTTGGTAGGCTAGACCAGTTTGAGTCAGGCATTGGCAGAAAGAAGCTTAGCGCTGAACGTGCAAGTGCTGGCCCTCTGTAGCCTTTCCGGCGCCGGAGACGTGCCAAACTCCAACGTGGGCGGCGCTAAGATAGTGACTTGACGGCGTTGTGCTCCGCGGTGGCACCCACCAGCAGCTgggcaccagttgacttggAGCACTAAACGGCCCAATGCCCCGCCCAGGCCACAACCCAGAGCACCAGAGCGTGTTCAACTCGGACAAGTACCACTACTTGACGACTTGGAAGTACCAGACCTTGGTACCTAGTACTTGACACTTGCCCTCCATGGCCTGGTCGTGTCAGACGCTCCTTCTTACGCCGGCCTGATCGTCGTCACCCACCACTTATTGTGCATCCTCCCCGGAAGTACTTCCTCTCAGCATCAGATTCTTGTCGCCTCATGTAGCACAAAATGTCCACGCGCAGACTCGATCCACACATCTAGCCAAGAATCCAACCCAAACACTTTCATCACAGGCTCccatgttccatgtcccgTTCCCGCACACTTCTCGACCCTGCCTGCATGACTAGCCGGGCTTGTGCGTGTTTCGTACCTTTTGCCGTTGTTCAAAGCCTCAGTCTCGCCCTCACTTCTTACTTTGCTTCACCTTTCCCTTCATCTTTTTACCGCACCTCAGCCTCGCAACGAGTCGCCAGCGGTGCTGTGCCTCAACCCCCCTTCTTTTCGTCGATATGCCCTTATAGCTGGCCTATTTCCACATTTTCTCTCCCTGCTCTCACCTCTATCTGTTTCTTCCTCCCCCACCACTGTACATCAACCTGTATAGACATCCCTGTCGCAAGGGCAGTCAGTACTCTCTGCTCGCTCTCGCCATCTGGGCTTGCACCACGGCAACTTGCCGGCCACTTTCGTTGAATTAATCAACTTCTCTCGCTCTGGCCGTCACTGGTTTTGAATTCTGCCTCGATTTCCAACGTCCTCGAGCCGCGGTGAATCTATCCGGAACGAGCCGAGATTGCCATTCAACGAAGCCTTACGACGACGCCGACTACCACCCCACCACCGGCCGTCCGCCAATTCCTACCTCACTCTCACCACACCGCATACTTAGCCAGCGATACCGGCTTCCAAACTCACTCGTCTGCATGAAATCAATCATTTGTTGACAGTCGGAGGATACGGGCTTACGAGTCTTGTGCGAAGACCACAGGGACAAGGAGCCATGTACTGGCTACGGCGCGGCACCATTGTGCTAGCGCTCTTGTTAGTGGCTTCCTTCATCGCCTGGTTCGTGCCTCGAGTCCTCGACCCGACCAGCCATGGTCCAGCGAGACGAGCCCGCGACAGCCTCTGGGTAAGCAGCAGTCCATA
It encodes the following:
- a CDS encoding imidazole glycerol phosphate synthase hisHF (similar to Aspergillus terreus NIH2624 XP_001214794.1); protein product: MPKVHLLDYVAGNIRSLVNAIEKLGYEVDWIRSPEDVPRAEKLILPGVGHFGHCLSQLSQAGYLPAIQKHIDEGKPFMGVCVGLQAIFEGSVEDPDVAGLGVIKGSLGRFDDSSKSVPHIGWNSASTAGKSMYDLSPDSKYYYVHTYRFPYIKGQLESQGWTVATGTYGTETFVGAVAKGNIYATQFHPEKSGVAGLRTLRAFLTGEGAKTLGAPSSASTTSPSYSPQDGLTRRVIACLDVRTNDQGDLVVTKGDQYDVREKDDSRSVRNLGKPVEMAKKYYQDGADEVTFLNITSFRDCPIADLPMLEILRQTSQTVFVPLTIGGGIRDTVDTDGTKVSALEIATMYFKSGADKVSIGSDAVIAAEEYYSLGRKLFGNTAIEQISRAYGNQAVVVSVDPKRVYVPKIDATRHNIIETKFPGPKGEPYCWYACTIKGGRETRDMDVVELAQAVEAMGAGELLLNCIDKDGSNSGFDLELITQVKNAVKIPVIASSGAGNPAHFEEVFDKTTTDAALGAGMFHRGEYTVKQVKEYLQEKGLLVRQFEQDLS
- a CDS encoding transcription factor TFIIIC, tau55-related protein (similar to Metarhizium robertsii ARSEF 23 XP_007819234.1); amino-acid sequence: MERPKGAFTPDEPGALPLDQVLEQIIKDDQEEWEYEYSAIETEAKLSYPEFKDPSAKAPRHNRGGYYKNWTERGETQDARPEPQQPKRPPSNNSDNGNDSDEDNDNEEAPTEQDDQDDGTPLDPALLAMSYGKEKITTPPPSDKKKGKQPEPAQEAEAQDLAQEEAEEPPETEDIQILDLHSSNPLFSYRGRLFEGHWAEVVGTEVILDKSSSGSLPSLRNLPGDISLLAASSSRIMTTEKIPRPKVPEDDTLRPIKEEWNIRIPVGKDPTGERAEQTGFLENLMALKLKRGDKDHVTVYAVDGKGKDWDDKKAVDYRPRRKKMGEEFGRDKRRKQEVARRPKGRPSLATRLEGYPVGFKGSASGDVPLSTMTPTSWEDLDREDEEESGGSEEDDEDEDEDEDVTMTG